A portion of the Longimicrobium sp. genome contains these proteins:
- the xerD gene encoding site-specific tyrosine recombinase XerD, whose product MTRPDPQPQDEDRTARRFLVEPFLDHLRFELGLSANTLAAYRNDVVRLAKYARDLGRAAPGELTTADLRGYLFTLKELGLAPVSIARNLSAVRTYFRFLLGEGEVAADPSGRLDTPRAWKRLPDVLTVPEIEALMDAPDLLHPLAWRDRAMLEFAYGSGVRVSELIGLKVRHLHLDEEFVSVFGKGAKERLVPLGRRAVGALSIYLRETRPALDRGKGDGRVFLNARGGPLTRMGVWKILRQHVEAAGIEKKVTPHTLRHSFATHLLEGGADLAAVQEMLGHADISTTQIYTHVDRTFLAQEHRSFHPRAK is encoded by the coding sequence GTGACCCGGCCCGACCCCCAGCCCCAGGACGAGGACCGGACGGCGCGCCGCTTCCTGGTGGAGCCGTTCCTGGACCACCTGCGCTTCGAGCTCGGCCTCTCGGCCAACACGCTGGCCGCCTACCGCAACGACGTGGTGCGGCTGGCGAAGTACGCGCGCGACCTGGGCCGCGCCGCGCCAGGCGAGCTGACCACGGCCGACCTGCGCGGCTACCTGTTCACGCTCAAGGAGCTGGGGCTGGCGCCGGTGTCCATCGCCCGCAACCTGTCGGCGGTGCGCACCTACTTCCGCTTCCTGCTGGGCGAAGGCGAGGTGGCGGCCGACCCCAGCGGGCGGCTCGACACGCCCAGGGCGTGGAAGCGGCTCCCCGACGTGCTCACGGTGCCCGAGATCGAGGCGCTGATGGACGCGCCCGACCTGCTGCACCCGCTGGCCTGGCGCGACAGGGCCATGCTGGAGTTCGCCTACGGGAGCGGGGTGCGCGTCTCGGAGCTGATCGGGCTCAAGGTCCGCCACCTGCACCTGGACGAGGAGTTCGTCAGCGTCTTCGGCAAGGGGGCGAAGGAGCGGCTGGTGCCGCTGGGCCGGCGGGCGGTGGGCGCGCTCTCGATCTACCTGCGCGAGACGCGCCCCGCGCTGGACCGCGGGAAGGGCGACGGGCGGGTGTTCCTGAACGCGCGCGGGGGGCCGCTCACGCGCATGGGGGTGTGGAAGATCCTGCGGCAGCACGTGGAGGCGGCGGGGATCGAGAAGAAGGTGACGCCGCACACGCTCCGGCACTCCTTCGCCACGCACCTGCTGGAGGGCGGCGCCGACCTGGCGGCGGTGCAGGAGATGCTGGGCCACGCCGACATCTCCACCACGCAGATCTACACCCACGTCGACCGCACCTTCCTGGCCCAGGAGCACCGGAGCTTCCACCCGCGGGCGAAGTGA
- a CDS encoding nucleotidyltransferase domain-containing protein — protein MKIELPRDRIEEFCRKWKIREFTPFGSVLREDFRPDSDVDVLVTFEPDAKHSLFDRVEMEEEISGYWAARWTSSRESSSRIRSSATTS, from the coding sequence ATGAAGATCGAGCTTCCGCGTGACCGCATCGAGGAATTCTGCCGGAAGTGGAAGATCCGCGAGTTCACGCCGTTCGGCTCGGTGCTGCGGGAGGACTTCCGCCCGGACAGCGACGTCGACGTGCTGGTGACCTTCGAGCCCGACGCGAAGCACTCGCTGTTCGACCGGGTGGAGATGGAGGAGGAGATCTCGGGCTATTGGGCCGCAAGGTGGACCTCGTCCAGAGAGAGCTCCTCCAGAATCCGTTCATCCGCCACCACGTCCTGA
- a CDS encoding aminodeoxychorismate/anthranilate synthase component II, translated as MILVIDNYDSFTFNLVQYLGELGAGMEVRRNDELGVDEIERMAPEKIVISPGPCTPGEAGVSVDVVRRLGPTTPILGVCLGHQSIGAAYGAEVVRARRVMHGKTSPIRHTGEGIFAGVPSPLTVARYHSLVIEPSTLPPELEVVARTDEPGWEDEIQAVRHREHPVWGVQFHPESIASEAGRDILRNFLELR; from the coding sequence ATGATCCTGGTTATCGATAACTACGATTCGTTCACGTTCAACCTCGTCCAGTACCTGGGGGAGCTCGGGGCGGGGATGGAGGTGCGGCGGAACGACGAGCTCGGCGTGGACGAGATCGAGCGGATGGCGCCGGAGAAGATCGTGATCTCGCCGGGGCCGTGCACGCCGGGCGAGGCGGGGGTCTCGGTCGACGTCGTCCGCCGGCTGGGGCCCACCACGCCGATCCTGGGCGTGTGCCTGGGCCACCAGTCGATCGGCGCGGCGTACGGCGCCGAGGTGGTGCGCGCCCGCCGGGTGATGCACGGCAAGACGTCGCCGATCCGCCACACGGGCGAGGGGATCTTCGCCGGGGTGCCGTCGCCGCTCACGGTGGCGCGCTACCACTCGCTGGTGATCGAGCCCTCCACCCTCCCCCCGGAGCTGGAGGTGGTCGCGCGCACCGACGAGCCCGGGTGGGAGGACGAGATCCAGGCCGTGCGGCACCGCGAGCACCCCGTGTGGGGCGTGCAGTTCCACCCCGAGTCGATCGCCAGCGAGGCGGGCAGGGACATCCTCCGCAACTTCCTGGAGCTCCGATGA
- a CDS encoding DUF4157 domain-containing protein codes for MAGAAAPPAGPGRAPVHDDGPAVREAAEHGIAGGGGPLPHLAAIQRSFGRHEVGHVRAHQGSRAAAAARAIGARAYATGDHVAFAGAPDLRTAAHEAAHVVQQRAGVQPAEGVGRAGDPYERHADAVADLVAGGRSAEGLLDRMAPAGSRALAVQRRVVQRAPIPTDFGEFDTTKYDAVGPAGSEYGVDIVLTFDPDRTKVDAKKIGLTQSVRSQLAGKATAGFPVHHNRQVASGAGEGSRIDRIALGKYGNPLYATGVPGAKDKLGDTPTVPGWGQHGWNYKDTAGKLQHEIAKLIDKPTLPGRGNDAGQTFETAALAVEGTQSGTYMGSVSWGWSVDGAGKYTKQPLTLKSKGDPSAGFIAAAKQWNTTSVGGTVKTTADPTNVYDASFSVAFTVAKDTEVQVTSGFWIHKDVTYDEVTIKSGSKTGSTGRIKVNDMKETGGTPVIKLPIP; via the coding sequence TTGGCCGGGGCCGCCGCGCCCCCCGCCGGGCCCGGCCGGGCCCCGGTCCACGACGACGGCCCGGCGGTGCGCGAGGCGGCGGAGCACGGCATCGCGGGCGGCGGGGGGCCGCTTCCTCACCTCGCCGCGATCCAGCGCTCGTTCGGGCGCCACGAGGTGGGCCACGTCCGCGCGCACCAGGGCTCGCGCGCGGCGGCCGCCGCGCGGGCCATCGGCGCGCGCGCCTACGCGACCGGCGACCACGTGGCCTTCGCGGGCGCGCCGGACCTGCGCACGGCGGCGCACGAGGCGGCGCACGTGGTGCAGCAGCGCGCCGGGGTGCAGCCGGCGGAGGGTGTCGGCCGGGCGGGCGACCCCTACGAGCGGCACGCCGACGCGGTGGCCGACCTGGTGGCCGGCGGCCGCTCGGCCGAGGGGCTGCTGGACCGGATGGCGCCGGCGGGGTCGCGGGCGCTCGCGGTGCAGCGGCGGGTGGTGCAGCGCGCGCCGATCCCGACCGACTTCGGGGAGTTCGACACGACCAAGTACGACGCCGTCGGCCCCGCCGGCAGCGAGTACGGGGTCGACATCGTGCTGACGTTCGACCCGGACCGCACCAAGGTGGACGCCAAGAAGATCGGCCTCACCCAGAGCGTTCGCAGCCAGCTTGCCGGGAAGGCCACGGCCGGCTTCCCCGTCCACCACAACAGGCAGGTTGCGAGCGGCGCCGGCGAAGGTTCGCGGATCGACCGCATAGCCCTCGGAAAGTACGGCAACCCGCTCTACGCGACAGGCGTCCCGGGCGCGAAGGACAAGCTGGGCGACACACCGACGGTGCCCGGCTGGGGACAGCATGGGTGGAACTACAAGGATACCGCGGGCAAGCTCCAGCACGAGATCGCCAAGCTCATCGACAAACCGACGCTGCCCGGCCGCGGCAACGACGCGGGGCAGACCTTCGAGACCGCGGCGCTGGCGGTGGAAGGGACCCAGAGCGGCACCTACATGGGCTCGGTGTCGTGGGGCTGGAGCGTCGACGGCGCGGGCAAGTACACCAAGCAGCCGCTGACCCTCAAGTCGAAGGGAGATCCCAGTGCCGGGTTCATCGCGGCGGCCAAGCAGTGGAACACGACCTCCGTCGGGGGCACGGTCAAGACGACGGCCGACCCCACCAACGTCTACGACGCCAGCTTCTCGGTCGCCTTCACCGTCGCCAAGGACACCGAGGTCCAGGTGACCTCGGGGTTCTGGATTCACAAGGACGTCACCTACGACGAGGTCACGATCAAGAGCGGGTCCAAGACAGGGAGCACCGGGCGGATCAAGGTCAACGACATGAAGGAGACGGGGGGAACGCCCGTCATCAAGCTCCCCATCCCGTGA
- a CDS encoding DUF4157 domain-containing protein: MRVFTQKQNQPGPRDSSSPARSSAPSAGPPLHADHALAGQRTPGARYLERLAWGLAGAAAPPAGPGRAAVHDDGPAVREAAEQGIAGGGGPLPYLAAIQRSFGRHDVGHVRAHQGSRAAAAARAIGARAYATGDQVAFAGAPDLRTAAHEAAHVVQQRAGVQLAGGVGRAGDPYERHADAVADLVAGGRSAEGLLDRMAPAGSRALAVQRRVVQRAPIATDFGEFDTTKYDAVGPAGSEYGVDIELTFDPDRTKVDAKKIGLTQALSSKLGGVDAAIHPTITKRMAPSGAGKGWYIDRSTSGAYGNPLYAAGVPGAKDKLRDTPTVAGWGQHGWNYTDASGTLQHQTAILKDTAQRPGRGNDSGQTFETAALAVEGAQSGTYMGSVSWGWSVDGTGTYSKLPLTLVSKGKPSRKFRAAARQWNTTRTAGTIKTRADPTDVYDAAYSVAFTVARGTEVQVTGATIHNNEVYSEVTINTGPQAGQSGNIKTTDLRDAGGGNRVIKLPIP; the protein is encoded by the coding sequence ATGCGCGTCTTCACGCAGAAGCAGAATCAGCCCGGACCGCGCGACTCGTCGAGTCCCGCCCGCTCTTCCGCTCCATCCGCGGGGCCTCCTCTCCACGCGGATCACGCCCTGGCCGGGCAGCGCACCCCCGGGGCGCGCTACCTCGAACGGCTCGCCTGGGGGCTGGCCGGGGCCGCGGCGCCTCCCGCCGGGCCCGGCCGGGCCGCAGTCCACGACGACGGCCCGGCGGTGCGCGAGGCGGCGGAGCAGGGCATCGCGGGCGGCGGGGGGCCGCTCCCTTATCTCGCCGCAATCCAGCGCTCGTTCGGGCGCCATGACGTCGGCCACGTCCGCGCGCACCAGGGCTCGCGCGCGGCGGCCGCCGCGCGGGCCATCGGCGCGCGCGCCTACGCGACCGGCGACCAGGTGGCCTTCGCCGGCGCGCCGGACCTGCGCACGGCGGCGCACGAGGCGGCGCACGTGGTGCAGCAGCGCGCCGGGGTGCAGCTGGCGGGGGGCGTGGGCCGGGCGGGCGACCCTTACGAGCGGCACGCCGACGCGGTGGCCGACCTGGTGGCCGGCGGCCGCTCGGCCGAGGGGCTGCTGGACCGGATGGCGCCGGCGGGGTCGCGGGCGCTCGCAGTGCAGCGGCGGGTGGTGCAGCGCGCGCCGATCGCGACCGACTTCGGGGAGTTCGACACCACGAAGTACGACGCCGTCGGCCCCGCCGGGAGCGAGTACGGGGTCGACATCGAGCTGACGTTCGACCCGGACCGCACCAAGGTGGACGCCAAGAAGATCGGCCTCACCCAGGCCCTCAGCTCGAAGCTCGGAGGCGTGGACGCCGCCATCCATCCGACGATCACCAAGCGCATGGCTCCGAGCGGGGCCGGGAAGGGCTGGTACATCGATCGAAGCACCTCGGGAGCGTACGGCAATCCGCTCTACGCGGCGGGCGTCCCGGGCGCGAAGGACAAGCTGCGCGACACGCCCACGGTGGCCGGCTGGGGGCAGCACGGGTGGAACTACACGGATGCTTCGGGTACGCTGCAGCACCAGACGGCGATCCTGAAGGACACGGCGCAGCGGCCCGGCCGCGGCAACGACTCGGGACAGACGTTCGAGACGGCCGCGCTGGCGGTGGAGGGAGCGCAGAGCGGCACGTACATGGGCTCGGTCTCCTGGGGGTGGAGCGTCGACGGCACGGGCACGTACAGCAAGCTGCCGCTGACCCTGGTATCGAAGGGGAAACCGAGCCGGAAGTTCCGCGCCGCGGCGAGGCAGTGGAACACCACCCGCACCGCCGGCACGATCAAGACGAGAGCGGATCCCACCGACGTCTACGACGCGGCCTACTCCGTCGCCTTCACCGTGGCCAGGGGCACCGAGGTGCAGGTGACGGGCGCCACGATCCACAACAACGAGGTATACAGCGAAGTCACCATCAACACCGGCCCGCAGGCGGGCCAGAGCGGAAACATCAAGACCACCGACCTCCGGGACGCCGGCGGCGGCAACCGGGTCATCAAGCTACCGATCCCATGA
- a CDS encoding YkgJ family cysteine cluster protein — MSDATNLESQVEAGGLFTHSALSLHAERINRVEAFLYGLADALLDGGQVTEEELRARAARAAEELKETGETLSGGVLLRVDPDPPAAAATVDCAARMHVCRAVCCRLSFPLSAPEIEGGKIRWELGKPYFARKDATGRCVHLGADCGCGVYHDRPQVCRGYSCEKDERIWKDFDGMVLNQEWIDQNLQPERPRLVAIRMDRVR, encoded by the coding sequence ATGAGCGACGCAACGAACCTCGAGAGCCAGGTCGAGGCGGGCGGGCTGTTCACCCACAGCGCGCTCAGCCTGCACGCGGAGCGCATCAACCGCGTCGAGGCGTTCCTCTACGGGCTCGCCGACGCGCTCCTCGACGGCGGACAGGTCACCGAGGAGGAGCTGCGCGCGCGCGCGGCGCGCGCCGCCGAGGAGCTGAAGGAGACGGGCGAGACGCTGTCGGGGGGAGTGCTGCTGCGCGTGGACCCCGATCCGCCCGCCGCCGCGGCCACGGTCGACTGCGCGGCGCGGATGCACGTCTGCCGGGCCGTCTGCTGCCGGCTGAGCTTTCCGCTCTCGGCGCCGGAGATCGAGGGCGGCAAGATCAGGTGGGAGCTGGGCAAGCCGTACTTCGCCCGCAAGGACGCCACCGGCCGGTGCGTCCACCTCGGCGCGGACTGCGGCTGCGGCGTCTACCACGACCGGCCGCAGGTCTGCCGCGGCTACTCGTGCGAGAAGGACGAGCGCATCTGGAAGGACTTCGACGGGATGGTCCTCAACCAGGAGTGGATCGACCAGAACCTGCAGCCGGAGCGGCCGCGCCTGGTCGCGATCCGGATGGACCGCGTCCGATGA
- a CDS encoding P-II family nitrogen regulator → MKLIVAIIRPEKLGETLEALYRAEVRGLTVSAVRGHGGEMERVETYRGMTVKMELQDKVRLEIGVSEPFVEPTVRAILASARTGEVGDGKIFVLPVEKVYRIRTGEEDVAAVTPQPVELDELLG, encoded by the coding sequence ATGAAGCTGATCGTCGCCATCATCCGCCCCGAGAAGCTGGGCGAGACCCTGGAGGCGCTGTACCGCGCCGAGGTGCGCGGGCTCACCGTCTCCGCCGTGCGGGGCCACGGCGGCGAGATGGAGCGCGTGGAGACCTACCGCGGGATGACGGTGAAGATGGAGCTGCAGGACAAGGTGCGCCTGGAGATCGGCGTCTCGGAGCCGTTCGTGGAGCCCACCGTCCGCGCCATCCTGGCCAGCGCCCGCACCGGCGAGGTGGGCGACGGCAAGATCTTCGTCCTCCCCGTCGAGAAGGTCTACCGCATCCGCACCGGCGAGGAGGACGTCGCCGCCGTCACCCCCCAGCCGGTGGAGCTGGACGAGCTGCTGGGGTAG
- a CDS encoding ammonium transporter: MTAAGAVSVQAGILALAAPAELSGADTAWLLVSTALVLLMTPALGFFYGGLVRSKNALNTLMMSFASLGVVGVLWALLGFSLAFAPGGALVGGLDHAFLRGVGLEGGSWGATPHLLFMAYQGTFAIITAALISGAVVERMRFPAYLLFIALWSLLVYAPVAHWVWGKGWLGDLGALDFAGGTVVHVNAGAAAVVAALVVGNRKDYGRLALLPHDATYVLLGAGLLWFGWFGFNAGSALAASATAALAFVNTLLAPAATLVVWMLLDSLRLGKATAVGAATGIVVGLVAVTPAAGFVGPMGALALGTVAAFPSYFALLHRSRTRLDDSLDVFAAHGTGGIVGALLTGVFARAAWGGTDGLLAGNAALLGKQALAVLAAGGYSAAATFAILKLVALLTPLRRTTREEGIGLDVVQHGEEAYARGEGAVLVPPDAVLPLRLEAAAPLPITLEPAPEGA, from the coding sequence ATGACCGCTGCAGGGGCCGTCTCCGTGCAGGCCGGCATCCTCGCGCTGGCCGCCCCCGCCGAGCTCAGCGGGGCGGACACCGCGTGGCTGCTGGTCTCCACCGCGCTGGTGCTGCTGATGACACCCGCGCTGGGCTTCTTCTACGGCGGCCTGGTGCGCTCCAAGAACGCCCTCAACACGCTGATGATGAGCTTCGCCTCGCTGGGGGTGGTGGGCGTGCTGTGGGCGCTGCTCGGGTTCTCGCTGGCGTTCGCGCCGGGGGGAGCGCTGGTGGGCGGGCTGGACCACGCCTTCCTGCGCGGCGTGGGGCTGGAGGGCGGAAGCTGGGGCGCCACCCCGCACCTGCTGTTCATGGCGTACCAGGGCACCTTCGCCATCATCACCGCGGCGCTCATCTCCGGCGCGGTGGTCGAGCGGATGCGCTTCCCGGCGTACCTGCTCTTCATCGCACTCTGGAGCCTGCTGGTGTACGCCCCCGTGGCGCACTGGGTGTGGGGGAAGGGGTGGCTGGGCGACCTGGGCGCGCTGGACTTCGCGGGGGGGACGGTGGTGCACGTGAACGCCGGCGCCGCGGCCGTGGTGGCGGCGCTGGTGGTGGGCAACCGCAAGGACTACGGGCGCCTGGCGCTCCTCCCCCACGACGCCACCTACGTGCTGCTGGGCGCGGGGCTCCTCTGGTTCGGCTGGTTCGGCTTCAATGCCGGCAGCGCGCTGGCGGCCAGCGCCACCGCGGCGCTCGCCTTCGTCAACACGCTGCTGGCGCCGGCGGCCACGCTGGTCGTGTGGATGCTGCTGGACTCGCTGCGGCTCGGGAAGGCCACCGCCGTGGGCGCGGCCACGGGGATCGTGGTGGGGCTGGTGGCGGTCACCCCCGCGGCCGGGTTCGTGGGGCCGATGGGCGCGCTGGCGCTGGGGACGGTGGCCGCCTTCCCCAGCTACTTCGCCCTCCTGCACCGCTCGCGCACCCGGCTCGACGACTCGCTCGACGTCTTCGCCGCGCACGGCACGGGGGGCATCGTGGGCGCGCTGCTCACCGGCGTCTTCGCGCGCGCCGCGTGGGGCGGCACCGACGGGCTCCTCGCCGGCAACGCGGCGCTCCTGGGCAAGCAGGCCCTGGCCGTGCTGGCGGCGGGCGGCTACAGCGCGGCGGCCACCTTCGCCATCCTGAAGCTGGTGGCGCTGCTCACGCCGCTGCGGCGCACCACGCGCGAGGAGGGGATCGGGCTGGACGTGGTGCAGCACGGCGAGGAGGCGTACGCCCGCGGCGAGGGCGCGGTGCTGGTGCCGCCCGACGCCGTGCTCCCCCTGCGCCTGGAGGCGGCGGCGCCGCTGCCGATCACCCTGGAGCCCGCACCGGAGGGAGCATGA
- a CDS encoding ATP-binding protein, with the protein MESEHPRRRASDAREIPGATESPGRRRGSLRSELLFNLSFLAVAALLLAFTTATVLRLAHSDSAWVLLGLMAVDVAVFALLGRYLIDRMVMRPLGEVVTAAEAIADGDYARRAAEGESREMAALASALNRMTDQLLTNQRLLAENVESLDRTNRLLLSTQRDLVQAEKMASIGRLAAGVAHEVGNPLGALLGYASVLRRRGTDPELMEGLEREARRIDAIVRRLLDYSRPAPAHREPVDVNESVRRVAELFRQQGKLEGIEMKLLLTDPLPPVLADSHLLDQIFVNLFDNSRAAMGGPGKITVSSRAEAYRPDRPFPTRRASDPPGVSYAHLRRPRYTSARESPIEPGTEVVRVVVADTGPGIPPDQIDAVFDPFFTTRAPGEGTGLGLAIVASTVADFCGRIEASSAEGGGAVFTLILPTHANDT; encoded by the coding sequence TTGGAGTCTGAGCACCCCCGGCGGCGGGCGTCCGACGCCCGGGAGATCCCGGGCGCGACCGAGAGCCCCGGCCGGCGCCGGGGCTCTTTGCGTAGCGAGCTCCTCTTCAACCTCTCCTTCCTGGCCGTCGCCGCCCTCCTGCTGGCGTTCACCACCGCCACCGTGCTCCGGCTCGCCCACTCCGACTCGGCCTGGGTGCTGCTGGGGCTCATGGCGGTGGACGTGGCCGTCTTCGCCCTGCTCGGCCGCTACCTGATCGACCGCATGGTGATGCGGCCCCTGGGCGAGGTGGTCACCGCCGCCGAGGCCATCGCCGACGGCGACTACGCCCGCCGCGCCGCCGAAGGCGAGTCGCGCGAGATGGCCGCCCTGGCCTCGGCGCTCAACCGCATGACCGACCAGCTCCTCACCAACCAGCGGCTCCTGGCCGAGAACGTCGAGTCGCTCGACCGCACCAACCGGCTCCTCCTCTCCACCCAGCGCGACCTGGTGCAGGCCGAGAAGATGGCCTCCATCGGCCGCCTGGCCGCCGGCGTGGCCCACGAGGTGGGCAACCCCCTGGGGGCGCTGCTGGGCTACGCCTCCGTGCTGCGCCGGCGCGGCACCGACCCCGAGCTGATGGAGGGGCTCGAGCGCGAGGCCCGGCGCATCGACGCCATCGTGCGCCGCCTCCTCGACTACTCGCGCCCCGCCCCGGCCCACCGCGAGCCCGTGGACGTGAACGAGTCCGTGCGCCGCGTGGCCGAGCTCTTCCGCCAGCAGGGGAAGCTGGAGGGGATCGAGATGAAGCTGCTGCTGACCGACCCGCTCCCCCCCGTGCTGGCCGACTCCCACCTCCTGGACCAGATCTTCGTCAACCTCTTCGACAACTCGCGCGCCGCCATGGGCGGGCCGGGGAAGATCACCGTCTCCTCGCGCGCCGAAGCGTACCGGCCCGACCGGCCGTTCCCCACCCGGCGCGCCTCCGACCCGCCGGGGGTCAGCTACGCGCACCTGCGCCGGCCGCGCTACACCTCGGCCCGCGAGAGCCCGATCGAGCCGGGGACCGAGGTGGTCCGCGTCGTCGTCGCCGACACCGGGCCCGGCATCCCCCCCGACCAGATCGACGCCGTCTTCGACCCCTTCTTCACCACCCGCGCGCCGGGCGAGGGGACGGGGCTGGGTCTTGCCATCGTCGCCAGCACGGTGGCAGACTTCTGCGGCCGCATCGAGGCCTCCTCCGCCGAGGGCGGCGGCGCCGTCTTCACCCTCATCCTCCCCACGCACGCTAACGACACGTGA
- a CDS encoding sigma-54 dependent transcriptional regulator, which produces MSDRRVLVIDDEAGLRHTLLLILRDEGYQVAVAEDGESGLRAAAAEPPDLVLCDIRMPRMGGLEFLERYQEAGGGALVIMMSAYGTLDTAVEAMRRGAYDYISKPFNADEVLLTLRKAEEREQLRREVARLRKEVGEVQGFERVVGASAAMREVLDLAARVAPFPSTVLVTGESGSGKEAIARAIHSASPRREKAFVALNCGAIPENLLESELFGHEKGAFTGADRAREGVFEEADGGTLFLDEIGELPMPLQVKLLRALQERSIRRVGGSGERPVDVRVLAATARDLVEEVKAGRFRDDLFYRINVVQIHIPPLRTRPEDIPLLAEHFLKKHAGRLKLDAPGLPRALVPVLAAYSWPGNVRELENVIERALVLSGGQLGEDHLPPHVRTGKHLFEVRDDEGDLSVKRRLPALERTLIARALERSGGNRTKAAELLDLSVRALSYKIQDYGLE; this is translated from the coding sequence GTGAGCGACCGCCGGGTCCTGGTCATCGACGACGAAGCCGGGCTGCGCCACACCCTGCTCCTGATCCTGCGCGACGAGGGGTACCAGGTGGCCGTGGCCGAGGACGGCGAGTCGGGGCTGCGCGCCGCGGCCGCCGAGCCGCCCGACCTGGTCCTCTGCGACATCCGCATGCCCCGCATGGGCGGGCTGGAGTTCCTGGAGCGCTACCAGGAAGCCGGCGGCGGCGCGCTGGTGATCATGATGAGCGCCTACGGCACCCTCGACACCGCCGTCGAGGCCATGCGGCGCGGCGCCTACGACTACATCTCCAAGCCGTTCAACGCCGACGAGGTGCTGCTCACGCTGCGCAAGGCCGAGGAGCGCGAGCAGCTCCGGCGCGAGGTGGCGCGGCTCCGGAAGGAAGTGGGCGAGGTGCAGGGCTTCGAGCGGGTGGTGGGCGCCTCGGCCGCCATGCGCGAGGTGCTCGACCTGGCCGCCCGCGTGGCGCCGTTCCCCAGCACCGTGCTGGTCACCGGCGAGAGCGGGAGCGGCAAGGAGGCCATCGCCCGCGCCATCCACAGCGCATCCCCGAGACGGGAGAAGGCGTTCGTGGCGCTCAACTGCGGCGCCATCCCCGAGAACCTGCTGGAGAGCGAGCTGTTCGGCCACGAGAAGGGCGCCTTCACCGGGGCCGACCGCGCGCGAGAGGGGGTGTTCGAGGAGGCCGACGGCGGCACGCTCTTCCTGGACGAGATCGGCGAGCTCCCCATGCCGCTGCAGGTCAAGCTCCTGCGCGCGCTGCAGGAGCGCAGCATCCGGCGCGTGGGCGGCAGCGGCGAGCGGCCGGTGGACGTGCGGGTGCTGGCCGCCACCGCGCGCGACCTGGTCGAGGAGGTCAAGGCCGGCCGCTTCCGTGACGACCTCTTCTATCGCATCAACGTGGTGCAGATCCACATCCCGCCGCTGCGCACCCGCCCGGAAGACATCCCGCTCCTGGCCGAGCACTTCCTGAAGAAGCACGCCGGCCGGCTCAAGCTCGACGCGCCGGGGCTGCCGCGGGCGCTGGTGCCGGTGCTGGCCGCGTACTCGTGGCCGGGCAACGTGCGCGAGCTGGAGAACGTGATCGAGCGGGCGCTGGTCCTCTCCGGCGGCCAGCTCGGCGAAGACCACCTCCCCCCGCACGTGCGCACGGGCAAGCACCTGTTCGAGGTGCGCGACGACGAGGGCGACCTCTCCGTCAAGCGCCGCCTCCCCGCGCTCGAGCGCACGCTGATCGCCCGCGCCCTGGAGCGCTCCGGCGGCAACCGGACGAAGGCCGCCGAGCTGCTCGACCTCTCCGTGCGCGCCCTCTCCTACAAGATCCAGGACTACGGCCTGGAGTAG